The following is a genomic window from Salinibacter grassmerensis.
GGCGGACGCGGGCTTCTGTGGAGTCGACGTTGACGGGGGCAAGCTCAGCATCGCTGTGGAGCAGGTAGGTCCATCGTTGGCCCTCCGCGCGGCCGGTGGGAAAGAGTGGAGCGCCCGGGAGGGAGGCCGTGACTGTAGGGGGGGCGCCGGGGCGCCGGATGGCGACCTCCTGCACCACCGGATCGGCCGTGGCCCCCAGTACGTGCTTAGCAAAGAGCGCCGTCTGGGTTGTGTCGCCCGACCCGCGTGCGGCCCACGCTACACTGCGCGAGCGTCCATGCAGGCGGAGCCAGCGCCGGAGCTGACGATCGGCGGTGCGAAAGTTGGCGAGGCCGGAGCCAGAGAGGGCGCTCTTCGGAGTGGGGGCGGTGCTCGTCCAGGCCACCAGCCGTTCGATGGCCAACGAGTGCCAAGGAGCCCAGCGCTCGGGGGTGAGGTTAAAGCGCAGAAATGGGCCCCGCTGGTGCACGCGGTCGGACTGGAGGGCTGCGTTCAGGCCGCGGGCGTATGCCTGAAGGCGCTCTTGAGTCGTGGCGTCGAGCCGATCGTACGCCCGGCGCGCATGGTGCGCGAAGCCGAGCCGACGCGCGTGTCGGTCGATGGACACGAGGTCGCCGCCGAACGCAGTGGAGAGTGTGCCGAGGGCCGTGTACCGCCACACCGTCAGGGTCCAGGCCCGTTTCATGCCGTGCACGTAGCCCAGCGCCGTGAGCGCGTCGGCGGCGTCGGTGGCCTCAATCGTTGCGGTGTGCCGGCTCGTCCAGCCGACCGTCGTGGTGTCGCGGAGGCCGTCGATTGAGTGCTCGGCTGGAGGGGCGGTGACAGGCCCGCTGAGGGTCCACCACAGGACGACCCCGGCGGCAGCAGCCAGGACCCCCGTCAGCCCAAGGTAGAGGCGTCGGGACACGATCTTGGAGAATGGGAAGTGGAAACGAGCAGCGGGCCCTACGATCGAGTGTCATTGAGCCACTGCACAAAGGCATCCAGGGACTTCGCGTTGAGACACTGGTCGGGCGTCAGCCAGCCCTTCCGCCCCACAGCCACGCCCCACTTCACGTAGTCGAGCTCCGAGGTCGCGTGGGCATCCGGGTTGATTGAGATCAGAACCCCCTGATCGGTGGCGTGTCGAACCCACCGCCAGTCGAGGTCGAGCCGGTGTGGGTTGGCGTTCAACTCCAGCGCCACGTTGTGCTCGGCGCACGCCTCGATCACACGTTCGTGGTCGATGGGGTAGCCCTCCCGGCCGAGGAGGAGGCGGCCTGTCGGGTGGCCGAGGATGCGGGTGTGCGGGTTGCCGACGGCCCGGACAAGGCGCTCGGTGGCCTCCTCCTCCGTCATGCTGAAGCCAGTGTGGACGCTTCCCACCACGAAATCGAAGGCCTCGAGGATCTGTTGTTCGTAGTCGAGTGACCCGTCTCGAAGAATGTCGCTCTCGATGCCGTGGAAAATGCGGAAGGGCGTCTCGTCGTCCGCAAGTTCGTCGTTCAGCCGGCCCACCGCGTCGCGTTGGTCGCGGACCTCCTCGGGCGACAGGCCGTCGGCAATGCGGAGCGACTGGCTGTGGTCGCAAATGCCAAAGTACGAGTAGCCGCGGTCCCGCGCCGCTACCGCCATCTCGCGGAGCGTGTGTGCGCCGTCGCTGTAGGTCGAGTGGTTGTGGAGACAGCCGTCGAGGGCCTCCGTCGTGAGAAGCTCCGGCAGGTCGTCGCCGGCCGCCGCCTGCACTTCCCCGTGGCCTTCGCGGAGGGCCGGCGGCACGAACGCCACTCCGGCGGCCTGGTAGAGGGCCTTCTCGTCGGTGTGTTTGGCCGGGGAGCTGGCGTGTTCGGTCAGCGCAGCGCAGTGATCGGGGGTTCCGGTGGTGCGCCACCAGGCCGTTCCAAATTCGTCCGATGACGTGAGGTGTACTGCGACGGGCAGTCCCTCGTCCAGGTGGCCCGTCACCACCGCGTCCTCGGAGGTAGCGTCATCGAGGTGTGGGTCGAGCCAGTCTGTAACCGACGGTGCGGTGTCCGTGGACACGAGGACATCGGCCCGCTCCACGGTTTCGGTGCGGCGCCGAAGGGCACCGGTGGGTTCGGCCCGGTCGACTGCGTCGAGAGCGCGGAGCGACTGAAGAAAGGAGTGGGTTGCCGTCCAGGCGTCGGCGAGACGCCACTGCGCTTCATAGCGCCGGAGCTGGCGCACGTTCTCCAGAATGTTCTGTTGTGTCTTGGCGCCGAAGCCGTCGAGGCTCGCGATGCGGTCGGTCTCCGCGGCGTGCTCGAGCTCATCGAGCGATTCAATATTGAGCTCCGTCCAGAGCCGGCGGGTTCGTTTCGTCCCGAGTCCGTTCACCTGCAAGACGTCCATGAGACCCGGGGGAACGGCACTTCGCAGTTCGTCCCGGAGGGTGAATGAGCCCCCGTGGACAACCTCGGCGATGTGGTCGGCCATTCCATCCCCAATCCCCGATACCTCGACGAGGGTGTCGTCCCGGAGACAGTCGGCGGCGGGGGCATCAAGGTCCTGCAGCGACCGGGCGGCCCGAGAGAAGGCCCGGGCCCGGTGCGGGTTCCCGCCCGTGAGTTCGAGTAGGTCGGCCGTTTCCTGCAAAATCTGGGCAACCTCGTCGTTGCTCATGGGCGTATGTGGCTCGGAGAGAGATAGCGCTGAAAAGAACACTTCCGCAACATGCCGGCCCGCCGAATTGATTCCAGTACGGACCTGAAAGAGTCATGAGGTACGGACCGGTGCAGTTGGGCCGAGGTCGTGGGACTGCTGAAGAATTGTTGATGGTATGTTTACGGCAGGCATATGGGGAAGTGTGGAGGAACCCTGGACGGTCGGGTCATTTGGGGATCAGCGGACTTTGCCGGGCGCTCCAAAGCAAGACGTGTGCTATCGATAACCCTGCTTGGGTGTATTCTTCCCGCGCCGTTCACAGAAAGCGAATGCGAAAACCCCGAGTACGAATGAATTCGACAATTCCGTCTTTTGACAACCTCTTCTGGGCTGTGTATACTAGGTAATTGTGAAGCAGAGCCTACGGATCTGCTTGCGCGTGCACGGCCATTTTGTTTGTGTGAGACTGTTTCTGCGGACCTTCCACCTGCTGGCACGTAGCGCTGAGGGCCGTTCCGGCTGGCCCAACTGGGCTTGACCCCAGTCTCGTACCCCCTCACCCCTGAATTTCACCCTCCAATAGACTCGACTGAGCACTAGCCACTTATGGTCATCCTGGACAAGCTGTCGGTTCACCTTCTGCTCCTGTTGCCCCAACAGTCCGGTGGAAGCGGTGCCATCAACGCCCTCGTTGAACGCTTCAACGAGGGGGGCGAGTGGATGTGGCCCGTTCTCATTTGCCTTATTATTGGGCTCGCGATCTCATTTGAGCGCATCATTTCGCTGAACCGTGCCGACATCAACACGCAGGCGTTCCTGCAGCGCGTGAAGGAGGCCCTTGATGAGGGCGGAATTCCGGCGGCTGAGGAGGAGTGCGCCAGCACGCGAGGCCCCGTCGCGTCTGTCTTCCAGGCTGGACTGCTCCGGGCCGACGAGGGCATCGACGCTGTAGAGGAGGCGGTCGTCTCCTACGGGTCCATCGAGATGAGCTTCCTCGAGCGGGGACTCGTTTGGCTTTCGCTCTTCATTAGCGTTGCCCCGATGCTCGGCTTCCTCGGAACCGTCATCGGAATGATCGAAGCCTTCGACTCGATCGAGCAGGCCGGAGACATTTCCCCGCGGCTGGTGGCCGGAGGAATCAAGATTGCTCTCCTGACGACCGCCTTCGGGCTTATCGTGGCGGTCATCCTGCAGTTCTTCTACAACTACGCCGTGTCGAAGATCGACCGGCTGGTGGCCGAGATGGAAGACGCCTCCATCGAACTGGTCGACGCACTCGTGGCCCTGGAGCGGGGCGAGTCCGCCACGGCTGAGAAGTCAATTCCGGAGAGTGTTGGCGAACGAGAAGAGTAGGGAAGCGGGTGGGTCCCTGCGCGCCGCCGGACTGGGGGGCGCAGGGGGGCGCTTCCCCGGTCCTCTTCTCTCTTTTTCCGACGATAGACTGACACCCCCTTTATGAGTCAGAATGCCATTCTTCCCATTGCCATCTGGGCGGCCATTGCCCTTGCCGGGCTCAGCCTGTTGGGAATGGGCATCTTCGGCCTCCGTAGCCTCGTGTACGGCAAGGTGCAGCCCCTCAGCATCGCCATCATCGCGATTCCTGGGGTCCTGATTGCGATCCTCGGGTCTACGATGGAGACGTGGGTCCAGGCGGGCATATACACCCTTGTCGCCATGTTTGCCTTGGCTGCCTTGAGCCTCTTGTTAACGGGCCTACGCAAGCTTTTCATGATGTAGCCGTCCCGTCCTCGACAACGCACTGAATTGTCCACCGGTAGTGACCTCAAATTATGCCTGGACTGCTGGAGAAGCGGCGCAGCGACCGAGAAGAAGCGTCAATCCCGACCGCGGGAATGGCGGACATTGCCTTCCTGCTCCTCATTTTCTTCCTGGTGACCACGACGATTAACGTCGACACCGGAATCGGCATGACCCTGCCGCCGAAGCTGAAACCAGAGCAGGAGCCTCCTCCGGTGAAGGAGCGCAACCTTATGAACGTGCTGGTCAACGCCTCGGGGGACGTGCTGGTCGACGAAGAGCGGGCCCGGGTGTCCGAGATCCGTGACCGCGTCAAGACCCACGTGCTGAACTACGGACAAGACGCGAGCCTGTCCGTAAGCCCGGACGACGCGGTGATCTCGATCAAGACCGACGCCGCGACGCCCTACAACACGTATATCGAGGTTCTAGATGAGGTGTGGATGTCGTACCGCGAGATCTGGGACCAAATTGCCCGGACCAACCGGCTTCCGGGCCCGGACGGCGGATCGGCGGGACTCGAGCAGACCTATTCCAGCTACCGGGAATACTACAACCAGCTCGGTCCGGACGAGGATAACCAGATTCGGGACACCTTTGGTGCTCAAATTTCGATTGCCGAGCCCGACTCCGGCGAGTAGGAGCCTTGCCTCCTGCACGAGGGCTTCCGACTACACGTTTTTGCTCACTGATACCTCCTTCTCATGGCGTCGCAGAAGTTTCAACGGGGAAGTTCAAGCACGGAGCCGGAGTTTACGACCGCTTCGCTCCCGGACATCGTCTTCATGCTGCTGATCTTCTTTATGGTGGCGACGGTGCTTCGAGAGACGGACATCAAGGTCCGTACACAACTTCCGCAGGCGGAAGCCTTGACGAAGATCGACCAGAAGCGGCTCATCTCGAAGGTGCACATTGGCCCGCTCAAGCGGGGCGAAAATCAGGGCGACACCGCGATCCAGATCGACGATGCCCTTATTGAGAACCGCCGCACCATCCGACAGATTATGTACAACAAGCTGCAGGAGCAGCCGCAGCTGATTGTGTCGCTCAAGGTCGACCAGGAGTCCGAGATGGAGATTATCAATGAGGTGCAGCAGGAACTCCGCGAGGCGAATGCCCTCCGTATCAATTACTCGTCCAATCGCGAGGGGCCTCCTCCGTCCTGATGATTCGCGCCCTCGATCCAAAAAGCTCTGCCTCCCGGCAGGGCTTTTTTGTTTGCCCCGGCCTGTCTTTGGCGGCTTCTTCGCTGAGGAGCGCAGGGCGACTAGACCCACGTACGCTTTTCCCACTGACCCCCAACCACACCACCATCTATGGCCCATCAACTCACCCTGCTCCCCGGCGACGGCATCGGCCCCGAAGTTACCGAGGCGACCCTCCAAGTCATTGAGGCCGCCGGTGTCGACATCGACTGGGACCGGCACCGCGTCATTGGAGCGAATGCGGTCGAGCGGGGACGCCCCGCACTGCCGCCCGACATCGTCGACTCCATTCAAGAGCACGGTGCCGCCCTCAAAGGCCCCGTGACGACGCCGGTGGGACAGGGGTTTACGAGCGTGAACGTCCAGCTCCGCCAGCGCCTGGATCTGTATTCGAACGTCCGGCCCGCCACGAGCCTGGAGGGCCTGGACACGCCCTTCGACGATGTTGACCTGATTATCTTCCGCGAAAACACGGAGGGCCTCTACTCCGGTATTGAGTACTACGACGAGCGGCTCGACATTGCGGACTCGATTGCCCGGGTGACCAAGCGCGGGGCCGAACGCATCATCCGGTTCTGCTTCGAGTACGCCCAGGCCCACGGCCGCGAGCACGTGACGCTCGCCCACAAGGCCAATATCCTTAAGAAAACCTCGGGCCTCTTCCTGGACATCGGCCGGGACATAGCGGCGGAGTACCCGGACATTGAGTTCCAGGACAGCATCATCGACAACCTGTGCATGCAGCTCGTCACCAACCCGGAGAACTACGACTGCATCGTGTCGACGAATCTCTTCGGCGACATTCTAAGTGACCTGACGGCCGGACTCGTCGGGGGGCTGGGCGTGACGCCCGGGGCAAATATTGGGGACGACCTGGCGGTCTTCGAGGCGGTCCACGGGAGCGCGCCGGACATTGCGGGCCAGAACGTGGCAAACCCCACGGCGATGACCCGGACGGCCGCGATGATGCTCCAGCACATTGGAGAGGACGAAGCGGCCACGGCGATCGAACAGTCCCTCTTTGCCATGTACCGGGATGGCGATACGCTGACGCAGGATGTGGGTGGGGACGCCTCGACATCCGAGTTTGCGGATGTCCTCTCGGACCGAGTGGCGAGTAAAGTTGAAGCGTAACTGATTGCCGACCTGATCTACATGATCCAACGCATCC
Proteins encoded in this region:
- a CDS encoding ExbD/TolR family protein gives rise to the protein MPGLLEKRRSDREEASIPTAGMADIAFLLLIFFLVTTTINVDTGIGMTLPPKLKPEQEPPPVKERNLMNVLVNASGDVLVDEERARVSEIRDRVKTHVLNYGQDASLSVSPDDAVISIKTDAATPYNTYIEVLDEVWMSYREIWDQIARTNRLPGPDGGSAGLEQTYSSYREYYNQLGPDEDNQIRDTFGAQISIAEPDSGE
- a CDS encoding ExbD/TolR family protein, coding for MASQKFQRGSSSTEPEFTTASLPDIVFMLLIFFMVATVLRETDIKVRTQLPQAEALTKIDQKRLISKVHIGPLKRGENQGDTAIQIDDALIENRRTIRQIMYNKLQEQPQLIVSLKVDQESEMEIINEVQQELREANALRINYSSNREGPPPS
- a CDS encoding isocitrate/isopropylmalate dehydrogenase family protein; protein product: MAHQLTLLPGDGIGPEVTEATLQVIEAAGVDIDWDRHRVIGANAVERGRPALPPDIVDSIQEHGAALKGPVTTPVGQGFTSVNVQLRQRLDLYSNVRPATSLEGLDTPFDDVDLIIFRENTEGLYSGIEYYDERLDIADSIARVTKRGAERIIRFCFEYAQAHGREHVTLAHKANILKKTSGLFLDIGRDIAAEYPDIEFQDSIIDNLCMQLVTNPENYDCIVSTNLFGDILSDLTAGLVGGLGVTPGANIGDDLAVFEAVHGSAPDIAGQNVANPTAMTRTAAMMLQHIGEDEAATAIEQSLFAMYRDGDTLTQDVGGDASTSEFADVLSDRVASKVEA
- a CDS encoding MotA/TolQ/ExbB proton channel family protein, which translates into the protein MVILDKLSVHLLLLLPQQSGGSGAINALVERFNEGGEWMWPVLICLIIGLAISFERIISLNRADINTQAFLQRVKEALDEGGIPAAEEECASTRGPVASVFQAGLLRADEGIDAVEEAVVSYGSIEMSFLERGLVWLSLFISVAPMLGFLGTVIGMIEAFDSIEQAGDISPRLVAGGIKIALLTTAFGLIVAVILQFFYNYAVSKIDRLVAEMEDASIELVDALVALERGESATAEKSIPESVGEREE
- a CDS encoding helix-hairpin-helix domain-containing protein encodes the protein MSNDEVAQILQETADLLELTGGNPHRARAFSRAARSLQDLDAPAADCLRDDTLVEVSGIGDGMADHIAEVVHGGSFTLRDELRSAVPPGLMDVLQVNGLGTKRTRRLWTELNIESLDELEHAAETDRIASLDGFGAKTQQNILENVRQLRRYEAQWRLADAWTATHSFLQSLRALDAVDRAEPTGALRRRTETVERADVLVSTDTAPSVTDWLDPHLDDATSEDAVVTGHLDEGLPVAVHLTSSDEFGTAWWRTTGTPDHCAALTEHASSPAKHTDEKALYQAAGVAFVPPALREGHGEVQAAAGDDLPELLTTEALDGCLHNHSTYSDGAHTLREMAVAARDRGYSYFGICDHSQSLRIADGLSPEEVRDQRDAVGRLNDELADDETPFRIFHGIESDILRDGSLDYEQQILEAFDFVVGSVHTGFSMTEEEATERLVRAVGNPHTRILGHPTGRLLLGREGYPIDHERVIEACAEHNVALELNANPHRLDLDWRWVRHATDQGVLISINPDAHATSELDYVKWGVAVGRKGWLTPDQCLNAKSLDAFVQWLNDTRS